One genomic window of Corynebacterium diphtheriae includes the following:
- a CDS encoding precorrin-3B synthase: MSAMTFQKSADVKSAAVLIAHPDRSRSDMCPGALKLHHANDGAIGRVRFPGGRVRASQWEDIARISDELGDGSIHITTRGNMQFRGVSDEAAFADVVEAAGFLPSRRHDKIRNILCSPLSPELWTLTDDLDQCLLENDVVAGLSGRTLFGFDAGSGDIVSQNPDFGVVYVDGAYQLILGGKTTSVAIADSDEVATILTAAAEIWQNMREIEWRLHESPVARQRIAEELHERFDVVRREVAVPRAQGSARPIGWISADDGTVTLGAGLRFGFLTSKVARILAAVGAETSITPWASLVIHGLKEDEAEAVTKVLAPQGLIFDAHSPWLKVTACTGLPGCQKSLTNTQQDATTLVQSGDEINGLVHFSGCDRRCGHPLSHHTEYVAVGDGEYEVSER; this comes from the coding sequence ATGAGCGCCATGACTTTTCAGAAGAGCGCAGATGTGAAGTCTGCTGCTGTACTTATCGCACATCCTGACCGAAGCCGCTCCGATATGTGCCCTGGAGCGCTCAAACTTCACCATGCCAATGATGGTGCCATTGGTCGTGTTCGCTTCCCAGGTGGTCGTGTTCGTGCATCCCAATGGGAAGACATTGCTCGGATTTCTGATGAGCTAGGTGATGGCAGCATTCACATCACGACTCGAGGCAACATGCAGTTCCGAGGTGTATCAGATGAGGCAGCATTTGCAGATGTGGTTGAAGCTGCAGGATTTTTGCCTTCCCGTCGCCACGATAAGATCCGAAACATTTTGTGCTCACCTCTGAGCCCTGAGCTGTGGACGCTTACGGATGATTTGGATCAATGTCTTCTAGAAAACGACGTGGTTGCTGGCCTTTCCGGCCGTACTCTTTTTGGTTTCGATGCCGGTTCTGGCGATATCGTGAGCCAGAATCCCGATTTCGGCGTGGTGTATGTAGACGGAGCTTATCAGTTGATTTTGGGTGGTAAAACAACGAGCGTCGCTATAGCTGATTCTGATGAAGTTGCCACAATCCTCACTGCAGCTGCGGAGATTTGGCAAAATATGCGTGAAATTGAATGGCGGCTACATGAAAGTCCTGTTGCACGTCAACGGATCGCTGAGGAGCTTCATGAGCGTTTCGACGTAGTCCGTCGTGAGGTTGCTGTCCCACGTGCTCAAGGATCTGCCCGTCCGATTGGCTGGATTTCAGCAGACGACGGTACAGTGACCTTGGGGGCAGGATTGCGATTTGGTTTCCTGACGTCGAAGGTTGCTCGCATTCTTGCGGCTGTAGGAGCTGAGACATCGATTACGCCCTGGGCTTCACTTGTTATCCATGGTTTGAAAGAAGATGAAGCAGAAGCGGTAACAAAGGTTTTGGCACCGCAAGGTCTTATCTTTGATGCCCACTCCCCTTGGCTCAAGGTCACAGCTTGTACCGGCCTTCCAGGCTGCCAAAAGTCGCTGACCAATACGCAACAAGATGCGACGACGCTTGTCCAATCCGGTGATGAGATCAATGGTTTAGTACACTTTTCAGGGTGTGATCGCAGGTGCGGTCACCCTTTGTCACATCACACTGAATACGTTGCGGTCGGCGACGGAGAATATGAGGTTTCAGAACGGTGA
- a CDS encoding precorrin-8X methylmutase, producing the protein MSFEYITDGNEIYRQSFAMIRDESDLSRFDDEQAQIAVRMIHAAGEVDLAEDIELSTEVVNTARDALRRGAPILTDVNMVKSGVTRKRLPADNEVICLLNEPRSVELARKLGTTRSAAAVELWEPHIAGAVVAIGNAPTALFHLLNWLAEDPQRPRPAAILGIPVGFVGAAESKAALANVAHDLGVEFVTVHGRRGGSAITCAAINALATEKEILP; encoded by the coding sequence GTGAGCTTCGAGTACATCACAGACGGTAATGAGATCTATCGGCAATCCTTTGCCATGATTCGTGACGAGTCGGATTTAAGCCGGTTCGATGACGAACAGGCACAAATCGCGGTTCGAATGATTCACGCAGCAGGCGAAGTTGATTTGGCGGAAGATATAGAATTGTCCACCGAAGTTGTTAATACCGCCCGTGATGCATTGCGCCGAGGCGCACCAATCTTGACTGATGTCAATATGGTGAAAAGTGGCGTGACTCGTAAACGTTTGCCTGCAGACAACGAAGTAATCTGTCTGCTTAATGAACCTCGTTCGGTGGAACTAGCTCGGAAACTTGGTACAACTCGATCTGCTGCCGCTGTCGAATTGTGGGAGCCACATATTGCTGGTGCAGTTGTTGCTATCGGCAATGCGCCTACTGCGCTCTTTCACCTGCTTAATTGGCTTGCTGAGGACCCGCAGCGACCACGCCCTGCTGCGATTTTGGGTATTCCTGTGGGATTCGTTGGCGCCGCAGAATCGAAAGCAGCATTAGCCAATGTTGCCCACGACTTAGGCGTCGAATTTGTCACTGTTCACGGGCGTCGTGGCGGATCAGCTATCACCTGTGCCGCGATCAATGCTCTGGCTACGGAAAAGGAGATTCTTCCATGA
- the cobJ gene encoding precorrin-3B C(17)-methyltransferase codes for MTAVTAGKLIGVGVGPGDPELLTVKAVKAIKSADVIAFHAKPNGQSAAHRIAESYIRQDQVLELLEYPVTTGVTEHPGGYAGAMAAFYASVGERLRDHLIEGKNVVVLALGDPMLYSSYQHIHRLLSEDFNAEIIPGIPSITSAADVLGKPLCEDDDVLTILPGTLPHSELVARLSDSDGAVVMKLGRTFDKVRKAMIEAGVADRAHVVVRVGMADQHSVPVMEADPQAIPYFSVAVVPSITDTNGDSGDKQQGEVVVVGLGPGAHRWTTPEVMAELKQATDIVGYSTYVNRVPQQAGQRRHLSDNKVEAERAAMALDMAKQGRKVAVVSSGDPGVFAMAAAVLETADDDQWREVPVRIIPGMTAAQAVASRVGAPLGHDFGMISLSNRLKPFEIVEKRIRALASADMAFACYNPASKERRWQVARMKEIVSEYQAGSTPVIVARAVGSDQETVTVTTLEDFDPDIVDMRTMIIIGASTTKTYQGGDGARVFTSRWYT; via the coding sequence ATGACAGCTGTGACCGCAGGAAAGCTTATCGGAGTCGGAGTAGGTCCTGGTGATCCTGAGCTTCTTACCGTTAAAGCAGTAAAAGCAATCAAGTCGGCAGATGTTATTGCGTTCCATGCGAAGCCGAATGGTCAATCGGCCGCTCATCGCATTGCGGAGTCGTATATTCGCCAAGACCAAGTACTCGAGTTGCTGGAATACCCTGTTACGACCGGTGTCACTGAGCATCCGGGTGGGTATGCTGGCGCTATGGCAGCATTTTATGCCAGCGTGGGCGAACGCTTACGTGATCATCTGATCGAAGGTAAGAACGTAGTAGTTCTTGCGCTTGGAGATCCGATGCTTTATAGCTCATATCAGCATATTCATCGATTGTTGTCTGAAGATTTTAACGCTGAAATCATTCCTGGTATTCCTTCGATCACTTCAGCTGCTGATGTGCTAGGAAAACCTCTATGCGAAGATGACGATGTACTGACTATCCTTCCAGGAACATTGCCTCATAGCGAACTCGTGGCACGGCTGTCAGATTCTGATGGTGCTGTCGTCATGAAACTCGGCCGAACATTCGATAAAGTCCGCAAAGCCATGATCGAAGCTGGCGTAGCAGATCGTGCTCACGTGGTGGTACGCGTCGGAATGGCTGATCAGCATTCAGTTCCTGTCATGGAAGCAGACCCACAGGCCATTCCCTATTTCTCCGTAGCTGTGGTTCCTTCTATAACTGATACCAATGGAGACTCAGGTGATAAACAACAAGGCGAAGTAGTAGTTGTTGGACTCGGCCCAGGCGCTCATCGTTGGACAACTCCCGAAGTTATGGCTGAGCTTAAACAAGCCACCGACATCGTTGGATACTCTACGTATGTAAATCGAGTGCCGCAGCAAGCGGGACAACGTAGACACCTTTCTGATAACAAAGTCGAAGCGGAACGGGCGGCCATGGCGTTGGATATGGCAAAACAAGGCCGCAAAGTTGCTGTAGTTTCTTCTGGTGATCCTGGAGTATTTGCGATGGCAGCAGCAGTCTTGGAAACAGCTGATGACGATCAGTGGCGTGAAGTACCGGTTCGCATCATCCCAGGAATGACCGCAGCTCAAGCCGTTGCTTCTCGTGTAGGTGCACCTTTGGGGCACGATTTTGGTATGATTTCGTTGTCTAACCGTCTAAAGCCTTTCGAAATTGTAGAAAAAAGAATTCGAGCATTAGCCAGTGCTGATATGGCTTTTGCTTGCTACAACCCTGCGTCAAAAGAACGACGTTGGCAAGTCGCGCGCATGAAAGAAATCGTTAGTGAGTATCAGGCGGGATCAACACCTGTCATCGTTGCTCGTGCAGTGGGATCTGATCAAGAAACCGTCACAGTGACGACGCTTGAAGACTTTGATCCGGATATTGTTGATATGCGAACAATGATCATTATTGGAGCATCGACGACTAAAACCTATCAAGGTGGCGATGGAGCCCGAGTATTTACCTCGCGGTGGTACACCTAG
- a CDS encoding cobalt-precorrin-6A reductase — protein MRALILGGTGEARDVAAILHVAGWRVTSSLAGRVSNPKLPVGEVRIGGFGGPAGLTQWLLREGVEVIIDATHPFAERISASAAEASRATGIPLIALHRPEWKPRPRDRWIPVTSMQEAADKAARDYHHIFLTIGRQQLAPFAHDAHNLYVVRAVEHPQVALPQRHRLILSRGPFTLESEKKLMIDNQIDCVVTKNSGGPLTHAKLDAARDLGIDVVMVQRPQLPKVTHVATSAAEVAEIIDSL, from the coding sequence ATGCGCGCACTAATCTTGGGAGGTACTGGGGAAGCTCGCGACGTAGCTGCAATTCTTCACGTTGCAGGTTGGCGCGTGACAAGTTCCTTAGCCGGGCGTGTTTCCAATCCGAAGCTTCCAGTCGGCGAGGTCAGAATTGGAGGTTTTGGAGGGCCAGCCGGGCTAACACAGTGGCTTTTGCGCGAAGGGGTTGAAGTCATCATTGATGCAACCCATCCTTTTGCAGAACGTATTAGTGCTTCAGCCGCCGAAGCAAGCAGAGCTACTGGTATTCCTTTGATTGCATTACATCGCCCCGAATGGAAGCCAAGGCCCCGTGACCGGTGGATTCCAGTGACGTCAATGCAGGAAGCCGCAGATAAAGCTGCGCGTGACTATCACCATATTTTTCTAACAATTGGCCGACAGCAACTAGCCCCATTTGCTCACGACGCTCATAACCTTTACGTCGTACGTGCCGTAGAGCATCCCCAAGTGGCGTTGCCTCAACGTCATCGGCTCATACTTTCTCGTGGTCCTTTCACACTGGAAAGCGAGAAGAAATTGATGATTGATAACCAGATAGACTGTGTTGTTACCAAAAATTCTGGTGGGCCGCTCACACACGCCAAACTTGATGCCGCCCGTGACCTAGGTATTGACGTAGTAATGGTGCAACGACCTCAATTACCCAAGGTTACTCATGTTGCCACCTCGGCTGCAGAGGTAGCTGAAATTATTGATTCCTTGTAA
- the cobM gene encoding precorrin-4 C(11)-methyltransferase: MTVYFIGAGPGAADLLTLRAHNIIKSAQVCMYAGSIVPPEVLESVPQNAEVINTARMPLDQIMEKIVAAHKNGHDVARLQSGDPSIYSAVAEQARRLTALGIDYQIVPGVPAFAAVAAALGHELTVPTVGQTVILTRVSGRASAMPQGEDLPTLGKSGATLCIHLAAHDIDRVVSELLPHYGEYCPAAVVAYASRPEEAIVRGTLADIAEKTRSAEITRTAIIVVGKVLGAEGFPDSFLYSDDRPRDEHGRTIPCAH, encoded by the coding sequence ATGACAGTTTACTTCATTGGTGCAGGCCCCGGCGCTGCAGATCTTCTTACACTTCGTGCGCATAACATCATCAAATCGGCACAGGTGTGCATGTACGCTGGATCAATTGTCCCACCAGAAGTGTTGGAATCGGTTCCACAAAACGCTGAGGTGATTAATACAGCCCGTATGCCGCTTGACCAGATCATGGAAAAAATTGTTGCTGCGCATAAGAATGGGCATGATGTTGCTCGGCTGCAGTCTGGTGACCCCTCAATTTATTCGGCAGTGGCAGAGCAAGCTCGCAGGCTCACTGCGTTGGGGATTGACTATCAAATTGTCCCAGGAGTACCCGCTTTTGCTGCTGTTGCCGCAGCATTAGGACATGAGCTTACCGTCCCTACTGTCGGTCAAACAGTCATCCTCACTCGAGTTTCAGGTCGTGCGTCAGCTATGCCACAAGGTGAGGACCTGCCTACTTTAGGTAAGAGCGGCGCAACTTTGTGTATCCATCTCGCAGCGCATGACATTGACCGTGTCGTATCAGAGCTGCTTCCTCACTATGGTGAGTATTGTCCAGCGGCTGTGGTTGCTTACGCCTCTCGTCCAGAGGAGGCAATTGTCCGGGGAACACTTGCTGACATTGCAGAAAAGACGCGAAGTGCTGAGATTACCCGTACAGCAATTATTGTGGTCGGAAAAGTGCTCGGAGCTGAAGGTTTCCCCGATTCATTCCTATACTCCGATGACCGACCTCGAGATGAGCACGGTAGGACGATTCCATGCGCGCACTAA
- a CDS encoding bifunctional cobalt-precorrin-7 (C(5))-methyltransferase/cobalt-precorrin-6B (C(15))-methyltransferase, with protein sequence MSMEATARVSELGRPKNDDGQAHTGSITVVGIGAGGVEELGAQARTALRQATIIIGSKRQLGLLPEDFQGDRIAWPSPLVPAIPALFAEFIDKEVVVLGSGDPMFHGIGSTLHRLLPNHSMTVIPQPSSASLACARLGWALDTTSVYSLVTHPIAHLTLAIEQGDRFLVLGRNHESPHEICEHLISLGQSTAEVTVLSDIGSVSETITSGAATDYPSNDSALNVIAIRPLAATRSRVPGLPDSEYVTDGQLTKQHVRALTISALAPKPHETLWDIGGGSGSIAIEWLRSTPQTTAVCFEISEERRERILSNAINLGVSDRIAVQQSAPRAFDDVPDNPDVIFIGGGLTAPGVFEAAWKRLPVGGRLVANAVTVESEQMLWALRKQFGGTISSFAISHEHTVGSFITMKPALPVHQWTVVKALTKEL encoded by the coding sequence ATGAGTATGGAAGCAACCGCGCGCGTTTCTGAATTGGGACGCCCCAAAAACGACGATGGCCAAGCACACACCGGTAGCATTACCGTCGTCGGAATTGGAGCTGGCGGTGTAGAAGAACTTGGTGCACAAGCTCGCACCGCACTACGCCAGGCCACAATCATCATCGGATCCAAACGCCAACTCGGACTGCTCCCCGAAGATTTCCAAGGCGACCGAATCGCATGGCCATCTCCGCTTGTTCCAGCAATCCCAGCACTCTTCGCTGAATTCATCGACAAAGAAGTCGTAGTCCTTGGATCCGGTGACCCCATGTTTCACGGTATCGGCAGCACACTCCACCGACTGCTTCCAAATCACAGCATGACCGTGATTCCGCAGCCATCATCGGCATCGCTAGCGTGTGCTCGACTCGGTTGGGCACTAGATACAACAAGCGTCTACAGCCTCGTCACCCATCCCATCGCACATCTCACATTAGCAATCGAACAAGGTGACCGTTTCCTAGTATTAGGACGCAACCATGAGTCTCCACACGAGATCTGTGAACACCTTATTTCTTTAGGTCAAAGCACCGCAGAAGTAACCGTTCTGAGCGATATCGGCAGCGTTAGCGAAACAATTACTTCAGGAGCAGCTACTGACTACCCGTCGAACGATTCAGCATTGAACGTTATCGCGATACGCCCACTCGCCGCCACCCGAAGTAGAGTACCAGGACTACCAGACTCCGAGTACGTCACCGATGGTCAGCTCACAAAACAACACGTCCGAGCACTCACGATATCAGCTTTGGCTCCTAAACCTCATGAAACTCTCTGGGATATCGGAGGCGGATCCGGTTCCATCGCTATCGAATGGCTGCGTTCAACGCCACAAACGACAGCTGTCTGCTTCGAAATATCGGAAGAACGTCGCGAACGAATCCTCAGCAATGCAATCAACCTCGGGGTATCCGATAGGATAGCAGTGCAGCAAAGCGCCCCCAGAGCATTTGACGATGTTCCAGACAACCCCGACGTCATCTTCATCGGCGGTGGACTTACCGCTCCGGGCGTGTTCGAGGCCGCATGGAAACGCCTACCAGTAGGGGGTCGATTAGTAGCCAACGCAGTGACAGTAGAAAGCGAACAAATGCTTTGGGCACTGCGTAAACAATTTGGTGGAACTATCAGTTCGTTTGCTATTTCGCATGAGCACACAGTGGGCTCATTCATCACCATGAAACCTGCATTACCGGTACACCAATGGACCGTAGTAAAAGCATTGACAAAGGAACTCTGA
- a CDS encoding SDR family oxidoreductase — protein sequence MSYNMKKVTETVVIVGASSEIAGRIAINLACNRDFVLLARQSERLTTRGGLVSVLKELGARNVEVREFNATDFTSIRPIISQIPRIDHAVVSFGTLGDQNKAESDEAHAAEIATIDYTAQIVALTVLADIMKRQTHTSTITVFSSIAGWRPRRANYVYGSTKAGLDAFSQGLADSLHGSSVKMIIARPGFVIGHMTRGMKPAPMSVTPNIVAEAICSAITRSTKEKSTSTTLWIPSKLAILATIMRLVPRRIWRKMPR from the coding sequence ATGAGCTACAACATGAAAAAAGTAACAGAAACTGTCGTCATTGTAGGAGCTTCAAGCGAAATCGCAGGGAGGATTGCCATCAATCTTGCTTGCAACCGCGACTTTGTTCTCTTAGCGCGACAATCAGAACGTCTTACCACCCGTGGGGGACTAGTGTCGGTGCTCAAAGAGCTAGGAGCCCGCAACGTCGAGGTCCGAGAATTCAACGCAACAGATTTTACGTCGATAAGGCCGATAATCAGCCAAATTCCACGTATTGATCATGCCGTAGTCAGTTTCGGAACCCTCGGTGACCAGAATAAAGCCGAATCAGACGAAGCGCATGCTGCTGAAATCGCTACGATAGACTACACGGCACAAATTGTTGCGCTTACAGTGCTTGCCGACATCATGAAACGACAAACACATACATCTACGATCACTGTATTTTCATCTATCGCAGGATGGCGGCCTCGACGGGCCAACTACGTATACGGATCGACCAAAGCCGGACTCGATGCATTCAGCCAAGGACTTGCCGACTCTCTTCATGGCAGCTCAGTAAAAATGATCATCGCTCGACCAGGTTTCGTTATCGGACACATGACTCGAGGAATGAAACCCGCTCCTATGTCAGTTACTCCCAACATCGTCGCCGAAGCGATTTGCTCAGCAATTACTCGATCAACAAAAGAAAAATCTACAAGCACAACTCTATGGATACCGTCGAAGCTAGCGATTCTTGCCACAATAATGAGGCTCGTCCCACGCCGAATTTGGCGCAAAATGCCACGCTAA
- a CDS encoding M24 family metallopeptidase → MINTFPSSVYAKRLQQASQGAINHGLRGVVIGPGPQLEYLTGLRIDTHERFSALIIPAGFSSLSDAVLVVPSVDRGDVVRSAITEMGVTIQYWDDGEDAHTLAMHALSPLRDADVIGVDDHLEAAHLISLMGLAGQGVSFVLAHTVMSELFINKDPDEISQLRSAGEAIDRVHAEVPHLITAGRTEAEVAQDLHRLIAQEHSAIDFIIVGSGPNGANPHHDFSDRILNTGDIVVVDIGGTFGAGYHSDCTRTFVVGGPQHLPSDAKNLYAVLEKAQESAVAHVRPGVTAESVDNVAREIITQAGYGEYFIHRTGHGIGLSTHEEPFIMKGNKLVLQPGMAFSIEPGIYIPGKYGARIEDIVVVTESGCERLNNQPRTLQ, encoded by the coding sequence ATGATCAATACATTTCCTTCAAGTGTGTATGCAAAAAGACTCCAGCAAGCTTCTCAAGGGGCAATCAATCACGGGCTCCGTGGTGTGGTAATTGGCCCAGGACCACAGCTGGAATATCTCACTGGTCTACGCATAGATACTCACGAGCGTTTTAGTGCTTTGATTATCCCTGCAGGGTTTTCTTCACTATCTGATGCGGTATTGGTTGTGCCCTCAGTTGATCGTGGCGATGTGGTTCGCAGCGCCATAACGGAAATGGGCGTTACAATTCAGTATTGGGATGATGGGGAAGACGCACATACCCTAGCTATGCATGCCTTATCGCCGCTTCGCGACGCGGATGTAATCGGAGTTGATGATCACCTTGAAGCGGCACACCTTATTAGCCTGATGGGGCTTGCAGGACAAGGGGTTTCATTTGTATTAGCTCATACTGTGATGAGCGAGCTTTTTATCAATAAAGACCCTGATGAAATCTCACAACTTCGCTCGGCTGGTGAAGCAATCGACCGAGTTCACGCCGAAGTTCCCCACCTGATTACTGCAGGCCGTACAGAAGCCGAAGTTGCACAAGATCTTCATCGCCTAATAGCCCAAGAACATTCCGCAATTGATTTCATTATTGTTGGAAGTGGACCCAATGGGGCGAATCCGCACCATGATTTTTCAGACCGTATCCTCAATACTGGTGACATTGTGGTCGTTGATATCGGAGGAACTTTTGGAGCTGGGTATCATTCGGATTGCACGCGCACTTTTGTTGTTGGTGGTCCACAACATCTGCCCTCCGACGCTAAAAATTTATACGCAGTACTAGAAAAAGCCCAAGAGTCTGCAGTAGCTCACGTTCGCCCAGGGGTAACGGCCGAATCTGTAGATAATGTCGCGCGAGAGATCATCACGCAAGCAGGATATGGAGAATATTTCATTCACCGAACCGGACATGGAATCGGACTATCTACTCACGAAGAACCCTTCATTATGAAAGGGAATAAGTTAGTACTTCAACCTGGAATGGCGTTTTCCATTGAGCCAGGAATCTATATTCCAGGAAAATACGGCGCCCGAATCGAGGACATAGTCGTCGTTACTGAATCAGGCTGTGAACGTTTAAACAACCAGCCGCGAACATTGCAATGA
- a CDS encoding DEAD/DEAH box helicase: MNATVEPESHLSYFAARQKFPLDEFQIRGCQAVESGRGVLVCAPTGAGKTIVGEFAVSLAISQQTKCFYTTPIKALSNQKFHDLVKAHGEDKVGLLTGDVSINRDADIVVMTAEVLRNMIYADSEALDRLSHVVMDEIHFLSDSSRGAVWEEAILGLDASVNVIGLSATVSNSEEFGRWLNTVRGDTEIIVSENRPVPLNQWMLVARRMHPLFEPGTTGEVNSRLVEHIERLEGTTTDGTEYGRAQLKAGGFRNRSRAMDSDNRASRRSPHRRSDKHRALSRPDVLHILQEQDMLPAITFIFSRVGCDAALHQCMRSSLVLTTQEESEEISDIITAGVSGIPEEDLRLLDYRRWRQALMRGFAAHHAGMLPAFRHVVEKLFTKGLVRAVFATETLALGINMPARTVVLEKLVKFNGEGHADLTPGQYTQLTGRAGRRGIDVIGNAVVQWAPAMDPGQVAGLASTRTYPLVSTFAPGYNMSVNLLKTIGFEPAHRLLEKSFAQFQADGSVVDDIKAIESLEESVDQLTKQLHAAFDSHDQDGAGDVDSFLEYIRIRRELTEEERKHKRLSIEQRDMETTRVLSKLQLGDVIAMPGKKHPLLAVVVNPANNKKDPRVWITMETGWSGRVGTDAFAMPPVAIGHMRLSRQTIAQPRKNSRFVVDQFRKANFQRPRRLKTSPRNRPNATISALREQLRSHPAHHWRKREDLARVGEQLVREQRMLEAAQRKVNEATDTLGRTFDRIINLLAEYDYVEFHDGVPVITEEGENLCQIHNESDLLVAQCLKRGIWDDLDPAELAGVVSMCTFENRRETRGEPDAATEEMAKAMNNTVRIWEELSSDERRYRLPITRYPEGGFALAMHQWAAGAPLGYCIAAASESGAELTPGDFVRQCRQVVDLLEQVRSTAYNNDTRRAARKAIDAIRRGVVAIGN, translated from the coding sequence ATGAATGCCACCGTGGAACCAGAATCACACTTGAGCTATTTTGCTGCACGCCAAAAATTTCCACTTGATGAATTTCAAATCCGAGGGTGCCAAGCGGTAGAAAGCGGCCGTGGTGTCCTAGTTTGTGCGCCTACGGGTGCTGGAAAAACTATTGTCGGTGAATTTGCTGTTTCCCTTGCTATTTCGCAACAAACAAAGTGTTTCTACACCACACCAATTAAGGCGCTTAGTAACCAGAAATTTCACGACCTTGTAAAGGCTCATGGTGAAGATAAAGTCGGCCTACTTACTGGTGATGTTTCTATTAACCGCGATGCCGACATCGTTGTCATGACTGCTGAAGTTCTTCGAAATATGATCTATGCAGATTCAGAGGCTTTAGATCGGCTGAGTCACGTCGTAATGGATGAGATTCACTTTTTATCTGACTCCTCCCGCGGCGCAGTTTGGGAAGAAGCAATCCTCGGTCTTGACGCATCTGTGAACGTGATCGGTTTATCTGCGACGGTAAGCAATTCAGAGGAATTCGGCCGGTGGTTGAATACTGTTCGCGGAGATACCGAAATTATCGTTTCGGAAAACCGCCCTGTACCCCTCAACCAATGGATGCTCGTTGCCCGTCGTATGCATCCTTTATTTGAGCCCGGCACAACAGGAGAAGTCAATAGTCGTCTCGTCGAGCACATCGAGCGTCTCGAAGGAACGACCACAGATGGCACTGAGTACGGCCGCGCCCAGCTCAAAGCTGGAGGATTCCGAAATAGATCTCGTGCAATGGACTCAGATAACCGAGCTTCGCGACGATCCCCGCACCGCCGTTCTGACAAGCATCGAGCCTTATCACGCCCAGATGTCCTTCATATCTTGCAAGAACAGGACATGCTACCAGCGATTACGTTTATTTTCTCACGCGTCGGTTGTGATGCTGCACTCCATCAATGTATGCGATCGAGCCTAGTCCTTACTACTCAAGAAGAATCAGAAGAAATCTCCGATATCATCACCGCTGGCGTATCGGGCATACCCGAAGAGGACCTTCGTCTACTTGACTATCGTCGCTGGCGCCAAGCGCTAATGCGTGGATTTGCTGCGCATCACGCGGGTATGTTGCCTGCTTTTCGACATGTCGTGGAAAAACTATTTACCAAAGGACTAGTTCGAGCGGTTTTCGCTACAGAAACATTGGCACTTGGTATCAACATGCCGGCACGCACGGTTGTTTTAGAAAAACTCGTGAAATTCAATGGCGAAGGGCACGCCGATCTAACGCCTGGACAATATACGCAGTTGACCGGACGCGCTGGCCGTCGAGGTATCGATGTCATTGGAAACGCGGTGGTGCAATGGGCACCGGCGATGGATCCCGGACAAGTTGCTGGACTTGCCTCTACTCGCACTTATCCACTGGTCTCTACCTTTGCACCGGGTTACAACATGTCGGTGAACTTACTGAAGACTATCGGATTTGAACCTGCGCATCGCTTGTTAGAAAAATCCTTTGCCCAATTCCAAGCCGATGGCAGTGTTGTTGATGATATTAAAGCAATCGAATCCTTAGAAGAATCCGTCGATCAATTAACTAAACAACTTCATGCTGCCTTTGATAGTCACGATCAAGACGGTGCAGGAGACGTCGATAGTTTCTTGGAGTACATCCGCATACGTCGTGAGCTCACCGAAGAAGAACGCAAACATAAGCGATTGTCTATTGAGCAACGTGATATGGAAACGACAAGGGTCTTAAGCAAGCTACAGCTCGGTGATGTGATAGCAATGCCTGGCAAAAAGCATCCGCTATTAGCTGTAGTGGTTAATCCAGCTAATAATAAAAAAGATCCACGCGTATGGATCACCATGGAAACAGGTTGGTCTGGACGCGTAGGAACAGATGCATTTGCGATGCCTCCAGTTGCCATTGGCCATATGCGTTTGAGCAGGCAAACTATTGCACAACCACGTAAAAATTCGCGTTTTGTAGTTGACCAGTTCCGAAAAGCGAATTTCCAACGTCCTAGACGGCTGAAAACTTCTCCGCGGAATCGCCCTAATGCGACGATTTCGGCGCTGAGGGAACAGCTTCGTTCACACCCCGCGCATCATTGGCGCAAGAGGGAAGATCTCGCTCGGGTGGGGGAGCAATTGGTTCGAGAGCAACGCATGCTTGAGGCAGCTCAACGCAAAGTCAACGAGGCAACCGATACGCTGGGTCGTACTTTCGATCGAATTATCAACTTGCTTGCCGAATATGATTACGTCGAATTCCATGACGGGGTACCTGTAATTACCGAGGAAGGCGAAAACCTCTGCCAGATTCATAACGAGTCTGACCTATTAGTGGCACAATGCCTCAAACGAGGAATCTGGGATGACCTAGATCCAGCAGAATTAGCTGGTGTAGTTAGCATGTGTACTTTTGAAAACCGCCGAGAAACTCGCGGAGAACCTGACGCTGCCACCGAAGAAATGGCGAAAGCCATGAACAACACAGTGCGTATCTGGGAGGAACTCAGCTCTGACGAGCGTCGTTATCGGCTGCCCATCACTAGGTATCCCGAAGGTGGATTCGCATTAGCGATGCATCAATGGGCGGCAGGCGCTCCACTCGGCTATTGCATTGCTGCTGCCTCGGAATCCGGAGCCGAACTTACACCTGGAGATTTTGTTCGTCAATGCCGACAAGTTGTCGATTTGCTCGAACAAGTACGATCGACTGCTTACAATAACGACACTCGGCGTGCTGCGCGCAAGGCTATCGACGCTATCCGCAGAGGCGTCGTGGCGATCGGAAACTAG